AAGCCGGCGAAGATGAGTCTCTGGGCGCTGGCACTGGCCATCCCCCTCCTGGCAGGCGGCGTCGCGGCCCTGAAGCCCCGGGCGCAGCAGCCACAGCCCCTGCCTGACACCTTCTGGACGGATCGCCGGGCGGCGGCCCGCATCGAGTCCCGCCTCACGCATCCGGAAGCGGACCGCTACCGCTCGCGCGCCCCCGCGGGTGGCTGCCCGGTGCCCGCCGAGCCCATGCCCCTGGGGCCGCTCGCCCGTATGGAGGCCCAGCAGGACTGGGGCGGCATCGCGGCGGCCTATGCCCTGGAGGGCGAGTGGAACCAGGCGGCCTCGTTCCTGGAGCGCCTGCCGGCCTCGCCCGAGCGCGACAGCGACCTGGCCGCGGTGGCGCTCGCCCGCGGCGACCATGAGCGTGCGCTGCGCCTGCTGGACGCGGCGCTCACCGCGAAGCCGAACCTGACCCAGGCCCTGTGGAACCGCGCGCTGGTGTTCCGGGAGATGGGGCTGACGCTGCGCGCGTCGGAGCTGTTCGAAGAGGTGGCGAAGCGCAACGAGCAGGGCTGGGGACGTGAAGCCCACGCCCAGGCGCTGTCCTTGCGCGAGTCCACGTTGGAGCGCCAGCGCCAGTGGACGGCCGCGCGCGAAGCCACCCTGGCCCTGGTGGAGGATCCGAAGGCGCCCCTGCCCATGGACGCGGCCCGGCAGCTCCCGGGCGCGGTGCGCGGCGTCTTCTATGAGGCCGTGCGCGCCGCGGCGTCGAAGGAGCGCGCGCTGGCGCTGCTGCCCCTGGCGAAGGAGCTGGACCGGGTGCAGGGCGGCAGCGTGCTCACGGACTACGTGCAGCGCGTGGCGAAGCGCGACTTCTCCCGCCGGGCGGACCTGGCGCGCCAGTACGCGGAGACGCTGCGCGCGGGCCACGCCGTCCCGGAGGCGCTGCTGAACCGGGCGCGCGTGTCCGGCGACGAGGACATCTACCTGGGCGCGCTCCTGCGCAGCCGCAACGGCTCGCTGACGGGCCTGCAGGACATGGTCGCGCGCGTGGGCCGCATGGGCGACCCCTGGTTCACGTACATCGCGGAGCGGGACCAGGCGCGCCAGGAGGTCGTGGAAGGGGCGTGGTGGAAGGCCGAGCAGCGGCTCTTCAACGCGCTCCAGCGCTGCCGTGAGACGACGCTGTCGGTGCGCTGCCTGGACCTGGAGCGCCGGCTGACCATCTTCTACACGGACCAGCAGCGCCTCACGGAGGCGGAACAGCACGCGCGCGTGCTGTGGGCGGGCGCCCGGCAGCTGCGCGAGTGGGAGACGGAGTTCAACGTCCTGGAGATCCTCAGCCACGTGGCGCGCTCCCGCAACGACCTGGGCAGCGCGCGCGCGTACCTGGAGGAGTGGGCCGCGCGAGGCACCACCCGCAGTTGCTCCTGGCCCCACGTGCAGCTGGCGCACCTGTACTACCTGGACCTGCGGCCGGACGCCGCGCGGCGCGAGCTGGAGGCGGCGGAGGCGTGCTCGGACAACTCCATGGAGCTGGTGTTCGGCGCGACGGTCGCGGAGCTGTCCCGCTTCGGCTCCGGGCCCCGCGACGCGGAGTGGCTGAAGACGGTCACCACGCGGGCCCTGGAGGGCGCCACCGTCCCGGAGAGCGACCGCATCTACACGCACTATCTGGAGGGCCGCTTCCTCCTGGACCAGGATCGGGCCCGGGGCGAGGCGCTCCTGAAGAAGGCCATCGCGGACGCGGAGGCCCTGCCCCGCGGCGACGTGCTGGGGCGTGAGACCTGGGCGCTCAGCTATTCGTCGCTCGCGGCGGACGCGGGCCGCGCCGGGGAGTTCCCCAAGGTGGTGGCGCTGATGGCCGCGCAGCTGGGCACGCCCGTGCCTTCGCGGTGCGCGCTGGCGGCCAGCATCCACGCCGAGCGCACCACCCTGGTGGCGCTGGGGCCCAAGGGCGAGGTGAAGGGCTCCTACGACGGCTCTCGCCGGGAGTCCTTCGCCCGGGTGGATTCGTCCCGGCTGGTGCCGGACGCCCTGCGCCAGACGCTCGCCGGCTGCGAGCACGTGGACGTGTTCGCGTGGACGCCGCTCTTCGGCCGCACGGACCTGCTGCCGCCGGAGATGGCCTGGAGCTTCCGCCTGGGCCGCACGCAGGGGCCCGCTCCCGCGCCCACGTCCACCGCCGCGCGCCGCCTGGTGGTGGCGGGCGTGGAGGCGCCGTCGCTCCTGCAGTTGCCCCGGCTGCCCTCGTGGACGCCGGAGGCGGAGCCCGGCGCCGCGCCGCCGGACGTGCTGTCCGGCGCGGACGCCAC
The sequence above is drawn from the Corallococcus sp. NCRR genome and encodes:
- a CDS encoding CHAT domain-containing protein, with the translated sequence MVKPAKMSLWALALAIPLLAGGVAALKPRAQQPQPLPDTFWTDRRAAARIESRLTHPEADRYRSRAPAGGCPVPAEPMPLGPLARMEAQQDWGGIAAAYALEGEWNQAASFLERLPASPERDSDLAAVALARGDHERALRLLDAALTAKPNLTQALWNRALVFREMGLTLRASELFEEVAKRNEQGWGREAHAQALSLRESTLERQRQWTAAREATLALVEDPKAPLPMDAARQLPGAVRGVFYEAVRAAASKERALALLPLAKELDRVQGGSVLTDYVQRVAKRDFSRRADLARQYAETLRAGHAVPEALLNRARVSGDEDIYLGALLRSRNGSLTGLQDMVARVGRMGDPWFTYIAERDQARQEVVEGAWWKAEQRLFNALQRCRETTLSVRCLDLERRLTIFYTDQQRLTEAEQHARVLWAGARQLREWETEFNVLEILSHVARSRNDLGSARAYLEEWAARGTTRSCSWPHVQLAHLYYLDLRPDAARRELEAAEACSDNSMELVFGATVAELSRFGSGPRDAEWLKTVTTRALEGATVPESDRIYTHYLEGRFLLDQDRARGEALLKKAIADAEALPRGDVLGRETWALSYSSLAADAGRAGEFPKVVALMAAQLGTPVPSRCALAASIHAERTTLVALGPKGEVKGSYDGSRRESFARVDSSRLVPDALRQTLAGCEHVDVFAWTPLFGRTDLLPPEMAWSFRLGRTQGPAPAPTSTAARRLVVAGVEAPSLLQLPRLPSWTPEAEPGAAPPDVLSGADATPSRVLARMADATEIEIHAHGITDPSISGASLVVLSPEVNGRYALTADVVREQRLTGAPTVFLAACSAGRTSSLQSTEPFSLPAAFIDSGARAVLASTVDIPDAAGRFFDGVRRSIHAGKPAAVALRDERQAWLARDSRAVWTRSVLLVERAD